In Bacillus sp. NP247, one DNA window encodes the following:
- the cspA gene encoding RNA chaperone/antiterminator CspA, which yields MTVTGQVKWFNNEKGFGFIEVPGENDVFVHFSAIETEGFKSLEEGQKVSFEIEEGNRGPQAKNVIKL from the coding sequence ATGACAGTTACAGGACAAGTAAAATGGTTTAACAACGAAAAAGGCTTCGGTTTCATCGAAGTTCCAGGCGAAAACGATGTATTCGTACATTTCTCTGCAATCGAAACTGAAGGTTTCAAATCTTTAGAAGAAGGCCAAAAAGTTAGCTTCGAAATCGAAGAAGGTAACCGTGGACCTCAAGCTAAAAACGTAATCAAACTATAA
- a CDS encoding DUF4306 domain-containing protein, whose translation MLKRTMLFWVQYILVLPILFLTFMFTGFVGSQLMIGADKQHFIFTPQNATEYSQISEIDKLLFAFSIQPVVTIVFLLSIVYVLTLIVFQIIECKKKKKILHSLQYMVLVPVFLYLWLGIMQFSAVSLTWIDNWKDYLIFTPSTIKNEQDIYTIDKFLYKFRMLPIPSTVLILSFLYLLILIVIDSIRLLKKFLVRTSH comes from the coding sequence ATGTTGAAAAGGACCATGTTATTTTGGGTGCAATATATTCTTGTTTTGCCTATATTATTTCTTACCTTTATGTTTACTGGTTTCGTTGGCAGTCAGTTAATGATAGGTGCTGATAAACAACATTTTATTTTTACGCCTCAAAATGCAACAGAATATAGTCAAATTAGTGAAATTGATAAATTGCTATTTGCTTTTTCAATTCAACCAGTTGTCACCATAGTATTTCTTCTATCGATCGTGTACGTACTGACACTTATTGTCTTTCAAATTATTGAATGTAAGAAGAAAAAGAAAATATTACATAGTTTGCAATATATGGTTCTCGTACCGGTTTTTCTTTACTTGTGGTTAGGAATAATGCAATTTTCCGCAGTTAGTTTAACTTGGATAGATAATTGGAAAGATTACCTTATATTCACTCCTAGTACTATAAAGAATGAGCAAGATATATATACGATTGATAAGTTTTTATACAAATTTCGAATGTTACCTATTCCAAGTACAGTATTAATACTATCTTTCTTATATTTATTAATACTTATCGTGATTGATAGTATACGCTTACTAAAAAAGTTCCTTGTAAGAACTAGCCATTAG
- a CDS encoding competence protein ComK, whose translation MESKVERYVENYVVSKNTMALLPVVLGEKKVVTRIVEMEDSFFVFQKPLDIIERSCRKHGSSFFGRKEGTKELTRITHKAPIAISPTDQLYFFPTYSYSRKECAWLSHFHIENNKELKDGNLIIRFINGFAVKLEISKSSFENQQNRTAKLRTEYEDRKKKQGNPCFKEIDKREESKLTPAYEKVYFVKEGEV comes from the coding sequence ATGGAAAGTAAAGTAGAACGTTATGTCGAAAACTATGTTGTAAGCAAAAATACAATGGCCTTACTTCCTGTTGTTCTAGGAGAAAAGAAAGTGGTTACGCGAATTGTTGAAATGGAAGATTCTTTTTTCGTATTTCAAAAGCCTCTTGATATTATAGAGAGAAGTTGCCGGAAACACGGTTCTAGTTTCTTTGGAAGAAAAGAAGGAACGAAGGAATTAACTCGTATTACACATAAAGCTCCTATCGCAATTAGCCCGACAGATCAACTTTATTTTTTCCCTACGTATTCTTATTCTCGAAAAGAGTGTGCGTGGTTGTCTCATTTTCATATTGAAAATAATAAAGAATTAAAAGATGGAAATCTTATTATTAGATTTATAAATGGTTTCGCTGTGAAATTAGAAATATCCAAAAGCAGCTTTGAAAATCAGCAAAATCGTACAGCGAAATTACGGACAGAGTATGAAGACCGTAAGAAAAAACAAGGAAATCCTTGTTTTAAAGAGATTGATAAAAGAGAAGAATCTAAATTAACACCAGCATATGAGAAAGTGTATTTTGTGAAGGAAGGCGAAGTGTAA
- the lepB gene encoding signal peptidase I, translated as MKKTLKKEGLEWIRTILIGVLLAVFFRTFFFSTYVVEGKSMMPTLQDGNMLVVNKVSYQVGDLNRFDVVVFHANKKEDYVKRIVGLPGDHIEYKHDKLYINGQFIDEPYLEKYKKEVNGRQLTGDFTLEELTKEKFVPPGFIFVIGDNRLGSWDSRHFGFVKADTVVGKVDLRYWPIQEVQTNFSKG; from the coding sequence ATGAAGAAAACTTTGAAAAAAGAAGGCCTAGAGTGGATACGAACAATTTTAATTGGTGTACTATTAGCTGTATTTTTTCGAACGTTTTTCTTTTCAACGTACGTTGTAGAGGGGAAGTCAATGATGCCGACATTGCAAGACGGCAATATGCTCGTTGTAAATAAGGTGAGTTATCAAGTAGGGGATTTGAACAGGTTCGATGTCGTCGTTTTTCATGCAAATAAAAAAGAAGACTATGTAAAGCGGATTGTTGGATTACCTGGAGACCATATTGAATATAAGCATGATAAGTTGTATATAAATGGTCAATTTATTGATGAGCCTTATTTAGAGAAGTATAAGAAAGAGGTAAATGGAAGGCAACTAACAGGTGATTTTACATTAGAAGAGTTAACGAAAGAAAAGTTTGTACCACCCGGGTTTATTTTTGTAATAGGCGATAACCGCCTCGGGAGCTGGGATAGTAGACACTTTGGCTTTGTGAAGGCTGATACAGTTGTCGGTAAAGTTGACCTGCGATATTGGCCAATTCAAGAGGTGCAAACGAATTTTTCAAAAGGTTGA
- a CDS encoding TVP38/TMEM64 family protein — MDFQTIKEYFSPENMDHIVESYKAFGPLLGIGLPMIEALIPALPLIVFVLANAVAFGFWFGFLYSWLGSVIGAMLVFFIIRSFGRSRFFSFVNKHERVRKAMGWIERKGFAPIFVIFCFPFTPSALINVVAGLSRISVKQFGLALAFGKLVMIFILTYIGHDLMSFIHKPVKSVIVGVGIFILWYVGKKIEVKLELH, encoded by the coding sequence ATGGATTTTCAGACAATCAAAGAATATTTTTCACCAGAAAATATGGATCACATTGTTGAAAGTTATAAAGCGTTCGGGCCGCTTCTTGGTATTGGTTTACCGATGATAGAGGCGCTTATTCCAGCATTGCCTCTCATTGTGTTTGTACTGGCGAATGCTGTTGCATTTGGCTTTTGGTTCGGTTTTCTTTATTCATGGCTTGGATCAGTAATTGGTGCAATGCTTGTATTTTTCATTATTCGTAGCTTTGGAAGAAGTCGTTTCTTTTCTTTTGTAAATAAGCATGAGAGAGTGCGAAAAGCGATGGGATGGATTGAAAGAAAAGGGTTCGCGCCAATCTTTGTTATATTTTGTTTTCCGTTCACACCATCTGCGCTTATAAATGTTGTAGCTGGTTTGTCTCGCATTAGCGTAAAACAGTTTGGACTAGCATTAGCATTTGGAAAGCTTGTTATGATCTTTATTTTAACTTATATCGGTCATGATTTAATGTCGTTTATTCATAAACCGGTAAAATCGGTTATTGTTGGCGTTGGTATTTTTATTTTATGGTATGTCGGTAAAAAAATTGAAGTAAAGTTAGAACTACATTAG
- the aceA gene encoding isocitrate lyase — MKNERIDKLQESWELDTRWKGITRPYAAEDVIRLRGSIDIEHTLACCGAEKLWKSLHTEDYINALGALTGNQAMQQVKAGLKAIYLSGWQVAADANLSGHMYPDQSLYPANSVPAVVKRINQTLQRADQIQHMEGSGDTDYFVPIVADAEAGFGGQLNVFELMKGMIEAGASGVHFEDQLSSEKKCGHLGGKVLLPTQTAVRNLISARLAADVMGVPTIIVARTDADAADLITSDIDPVDQEFITGERTPEGFYRTKAGLDQAIARGLAYAPYADLVWCETSEPNLEDAKRFADAIHKKYPGKLLAYNCSPSFNWKQKLDEKTIASFQKEIASYGYKFQFVTLAGFHSLNYGMFELARGYKERGMAAYSELQQAEFAAEKDGYSATRHQREVGTGYFDEVAQVITGGTSSTTALKGSTEEEQFTK; from the coding sequence ATGAAAAACGAAAGAATTGATAAATTGCAGGAAAGCTGGGAGTTAGATACGCGCTGGAAAGGGATAACACGTCCATATGCAGCTGAAGATGTAATTCGTCTGCGCGGATCGATTGATATTGAACATACGTTAGCGTGCTGCGGTGCAGAGAAGCTTTGGAAATCACTTCATACAGAAGATTATATTAATGCACTTGGCGCATTAACAGGAAACCAAGCGATGCAACAAGTGAAGGCTGGATTAAAAGCAATTTATTTAAGCGGTTGGCAAGTAGCGGCAGATGCGAACCTTTCCGGACATATGTATCCTGATCAAAGCTTATACCCAGCGAACAGTGTACCGGCTGTTGTAAAACGAATTAACCAAACACTTCAACGTGCTGATCAAATTCAGCATATGGAAGGTAGCGGTGATACAGATTATTTTGTCCCAATTGTGGCAGATGCTGAAGCTGGATTTGGTGGACAATTAAACGTATTTGAACTGATGAAAGGAATGATTGAAGCGGGTGCATCTGGCGTGCATTTTGAAGACCAATTATCTTCAGAGAAAAAATGCGGGCATTTAGGCGGAAAAGTATTGTTGCCGACGCAAACAGCGGTGCGTAATTTAATTTCGGCACGTCTTGCTGCGGATGTAATGGGCGTACCAACAATTATCGTCGCAAGAACAGATGCAGATGCTGCAGATTTAATTACGAGTGATATCGATCCAGTTGATCAAGAGTTTATTACAGGTGAAAGAACGCCAGAAGGGTTTTATCGTACGAAAGCAGGTCTTGATCAAGCAATTGCACGTGGTTTAGCGTATGCACCGTATGCCGATCTCGTTTGGTGTGAAACGTCAGAGCCGAATTTAGAAGATGCAAAACGCTTTGCGGACGCAATTCATAAGAAATATCCAGGGAAGCTACTTGCTTACAACTGTTCTCCTTCATTTAACTGGAAACAAAAACTAGATGAAAAAACAATTGCAAGCTTCCAAAAGGAAATTGCATCGTACGGTTATAAATTCCAGTTCGTAACGCTTGCTGGATTCCATTCGTTAAATTACGGCATGTTTGAATTAGCGCGTGGTTACAAAGAACGCGGCATGGCAGCGTACTCTGAATTACAACAAGCAGAGTTCGCAGCAGAAAAAGATGGTTACTCTGCAACGCGCCATCAACGCGAAGTAGGAACAGGATACTTTGATGAAGTAGCACAAGTAATTACGGGCGGTACTTCATCAACGACTGCTCTAAAAGGATCCACAGAAGAAGAACAGTTTACGAAATAA